Within Vannielia litorea, the genomic segment GCGGGCCGCGGGGATGCCCCCGCGCCGGACCCTGCGGGGCGGTGTGTGGCAGGTCAGGCCCTGCCCCTCCGCCCCGCCTCTTTTTCAGGCCCTTGACGGAACGCGCGGCGGGCCGTATCCCAACCGTCGCGGCGGGTATGATGTAATGGTAGCCTGTCAGCTTCCCAAGCTGAACGCGCGGGTTCGATTCCCGCTACCCGCTCCAGGTTTTCCGACAGTCGCAATCAGAGGGTGTGTCTGAAGGCCGGCGTTCAGGGATGCGCAGGCCCGGCCCGTGTTGCGCCCATGTGCGCCACCTGCACCCGGCCGCGCGAGCCCGATCCGGGGCGCAGCCAGAGCGCGCCCGTCCCTCACCTCCGCTTGCGGATGTAGTCCACCAGCATCTGCGTGCTGTCGTCCTTGTCGGCGCCATCGGCCTCTCCGGCCACCACGGGCTGGAGCGCGACGGCCAGCTCCTTTCCCAGCTCCACGCCCCATTGGTCGAAGCTGTTGATGCCGAGGATCACCCCCTCCACGAAGACCCGGTGCTCGTAGAGCGCGATGATCATGCCCAGCACCTCCGGCGTCAGCTCGGGATAGAGCAGCATGGTCGAGGGCCGGGAGCCGGGAAAGACGCGATGCGCGGCCTGCCGCTCCAGCTCGGCGCCGGTGAGGCCCTTGGCCGCCATCAGCGACGTGGCCTCCTTCATCGAGCGGCCGTTCATCAGCGCCTCGGCCTGGGCCAGGCAGTTGGCCACCAGAAGCTCGTGCTGATGCGCCAGCTCGCTCTCATGCCCGCGGGCCGCCACCATGAACTCGCAGGGCACAATGCCCGTGCCCTGGTGGATGAGCTGGTAGAAGGCGTGCTGCCCATTGGTGCCCGGCTCGCCCCAGACGACCGGGCCGGAGGGCACCGTCAGCTTGGCGCCATCCATGCCCACGCGCTTGCCGTTGCTCTCCATCTCCAGCTGCTGGAGATAGGCCGGAAGCCGCGCCAGGCGCTGATCGTAGGGCAGCACGGCGCGGGTCGGGTACCCGCAGATCTGGTGATGCCAGATCCCGACAAGCGCCAGCAGAACGGGCAGGTTGTCCTTGAACTCGGCGGCGCGGAAGTGGCGGTCCATCGCCTGGGCGCCGCGCAGGAAGGCGCGGAAGGCCTCGGGCCCGATCGCCAGCATCAGCGAGAGCCCGATCGGCCCCCAGACCGAGTAGCGCCCGCCGACCCAATCCTCGAAGCCGAAGACGCGCTCGGCCGGAATGCCGAAACCCGCCGTCTTCTCAAGGTTGGTGGAGAGCGCGGCGAATTGCGCCTTGGGGTCGCCGCCGCCCTCGCGCATCCAGGCCTTGGCGGTGGCTGCGTTGGTCATGGTCTCGATGGTGGTGAAGGTCTTGGAGGCCACGATCACCAGCGTATGCCGGGGGTCGAGGCCGCGCAGGGTGTCGGCGATGTCGGCGCCATCGACATTGGCCACGAAATGGGTGCGCGGGCCGTCGTGGTAGGGCGCGAGCGCAAGGCAGGCCATGGCGGGGCCAAGGTCGGACCCGCCGATGCCTATGTTCACCACATCGGTGATGCGGCCCCCTGCCCCGGCAAGGCGCCCCTCGCGCAGGTCGCCCGCAAAGCTCTCCATCCGGCCGAGCACCTCCTTGATGCCGGGCATCACGTCGGCCCCGTCCACCAGCACCGGGCCGCCGTCGAGGTTGCGCAGCGCGGTGTGCAGCACGGCGCGGCCCTCGGTGTCGTTGATCTTTTCGCCCGAGAACATCGCCTCGCGCTTGGCGGCCACGCCCGCCTTCTCGGCCAGCTGCATCAGAAGCCAGAGCGCCTCTGTGTCGATGGAGGTCTTGGAGAAGTCGAACAGCATGTCGCCCATGCGGGCCGAGAAGTTGCTCGCACGGTTGGGCGTGGCGAAGAGCTTGGCGATCGGACGGCGGGCGTGTTCGGCGTGATAGGCCCTCAGCTTGTCCCACATGGATGGTATCCTTTCGTCGATCCGCCTTCCGGCCCGTAGTGTCTCAAATAGATGCAGGAAGGCTTAACGGCCGTCCCGCCCGCACCTCAGGGTGCCCAATGCACCGTTGCCTCGCCGAGAACCACCCGCACCGGGGCCTCCTCGTTGGACAGGCCCCGCGTGCGGTGGAGCGCGGCCAGCTTGGCCTCTCCGGTGATGAGGATATGCGTCGAGAGCGCCCCTTGAAGCACCGGCGCCGAGAGCGTGATGCGCGGCTCGTCCGCCGCCTCGGCGCGCATCGGCAACAGGATCGGCGCATCGGGCGCAAGCGCCTCGGCCAGCCGGTCGGCGCCCGGAAACAGCGATGCCGTGTGCATGTCGGCGCCCATGCCGAGCAGTAGCACCTGGATCGGCAGATGCGGCGCGATCGCCTCGGCGAGCCGCTCCATCGCATCCTCGGGCCGTGCCTCCGGCGCATAGAGCGGCAGGTAGGTGGCCGCCGCTGCCGGGCCGGTCAGCAGCCGCTCGCGGATCAGGCGGGTGTTGGAGCGCGGGCTGTCCTCGGGCACCCAGCGCTCGTCGTTCAGAAACACGGCGATCCGGCTCCAGTCGAGCGAGGAGCGGCCCGCGAGCATGTCGAAGACAGGCCCCGGCGTGGTGCCGCCGGGCACGCAGAGGCTCGCCCGCTCGTGGGTTTCCAGCGCCATGGTGAGCTCCGACGAGATCTGGTCGGCCAGATCCATCATCATCATCTCGGCATCGGGGTATTCGCGCAGCCTCATACCTTGATGTCCCGCCATTTGCGGCCGTCGCGGTGCATCAGCGCCAGCGCGTCATCGGGGCCGGAGCTGCCCGCGTCATAGGGTTTGGGCACATCGTGCCGGTCGATCCAGCCCTGGATGATCGGGTCGGTCCAGGCCCAGGCCGCCTCCACCTCGTCGCCACGCATGAAGAGCGTCTGGTTGCCCCGGATCACGTCCATGATCAGGCGCTCGTAGGCGTCGGGCACGTCCTCCGCATCGGGCCCCAGCGCATCGGCGAAACTCATGTCGAGCGGCACGTCCATCAGGCGCATGCCCCCCGGACCCGGCTCCTTGATGGTGACGCCCAACTCCATGCCCTCGTTGGGCTGGAGGCGGATGGTCAGGATGTTGCGGTGCAGCCCGGCCTCGGGGCCGAAGATCGAGTGCGGCGTATCCTTGAACACCACCGCGATCTCCGAGGCCCGCGCCCTGAGCCGCTTGCCGGTGCGCAGGTAGAAGGGCGTGCCCGCCCACCGCCAGTTGGAAATACCCACCTTCATCGCCACGTAGCTTTCGGTGCGGCTGCGCGCGTCTTCCACGTCGTCGCG encodes:
- the pgi gene encoding glucose-6-phosphate isomerase, whose amino-acid sequence is MWDKLRAYHAEHARRPIAKLFATPNRASNFSARMGDMLFDFSKTSIDTEALWLLMQLAEKAGVAAKREAMFSGEKINDTEGRAVLHTALRNLDGGPVLVDGADVMPGIKEVLGRMESFAGDLREGRLAGAGGRITDVVNIGIGGSDLGPAMACLALAPYHDGPRTHFVANVDGADIADTLRGLDPRHTLVIVASKTFTTIETMTNAATAKAWMREGGGDPKAQFAALSTNLEKTAGFGIPAERVFGFEDWVGGRYSVWGPIGLSLMLAIGPEAFRAFLRGAQAMDRHFRAAEFKDNLPVLLALVGIWHHQICGYPTRAVLPYDQRLARLPAYLQQLEMESNGKRVGMDGAKLTVPSGPVVWGEPGTNGQHAFYQLIHQGTGIVPCEFMVAARGHESELAHQHELLVANCLAQAEALMNGRSMKEATSLMAAKGLTGAELERQAAHRVFPGSRPSTMLLYPELTPEVLGMIIALYEHRVFVEGVILGINSFDQWGVELGKELAVALQPVVAGEADGADKDDSTQMLVDYIRKRR
- the pgl gene encoding 6-phosphogluconolactonase, translated to MRLREYPDAEMMMMDLADQISSELTMALETHERASLCVPGGTTPGPVFDMLAGRSSLDWSRIAVFLNDERWVPEDSPRSNTRLIRERLLTGPAAAATYLPLYAPEARPEDAMERLAEAIAPHLPIQVLLLGMGADMHTASLFPGADRLAEALAPDAPILLPMRAEAADEPRITLSAPVLQGALSTHILITGEAKLAALHRTRGLSNEEAPVRVVLGEATVHWAP